The Amycolatopsis methanolica 239 nucleotide sequence CAGCAGGGGTTTCTCCACACCCCCATTGTCCCTTGGGGTGCGGGCCGACAGATTGTCGGTGCTGACCGATAGCGTGGGCCGGTGCGCGTTGGCATCGTGATTCTCCCCGAGGACAGGTGGTGGGCGGCCGAGCCGAAGTGGCGGGCCGCCGAGGAGTACGGCTTCGACCACGCCTGGACCTACGACCACCTCGGCTGGAGAACGCTGGTCGACGGCCCGTGGTTCGCCGCGGTGCCCACGCTGACCGCCGCGGCAATGGTGACCTCCACCATCCGGCTCGGCACGTTCGTCGCCTCGCCCAACTTCCGCCACCCGGTGCCGTTCACGCGCGAGCTGATCACCCTCGACGACGTGGCCGACGGCCGCCTCATCCTGGGCGTCGGCGCGGGCGGCCTCGGTTACGACGCGGGCGTGCTGGGCGGCGAGGAGCTCACCCCGCGCCGGCGGTCGGACCGGTTCGCCGAGTTCGTCGAGGCGCTGGACGGCCTGCTTATCACCGACGGTTTCGACTACGAGGGCACGTATTACACGGCCCGCGGCGCCCGCAATCTGCCCGGTTGCGTGCAGCGGCCGCGAATTCCGTTCCTGATCGCCGCCAACGGGCCGCGCGCGATGAAAGTTGCCGCAACATATGGTGGCGGCTGGGTGACCACCGGACCGCAGGCGGAAACGCTCGACGAGTGGTGGCAGGGCGTCGCCGAGCTGTCCCGGCGCTTCGACCAGGTGCTGGCCGAGAACGGCCGTCCGGGCGAAGAGGTCCACCGGTACCTCAGCCTCGACTCCTCTCCGGTGTTTTCCCTGGTCAGCGCCCAGGCGTTCACTGACGCGGCCGGTCGCGCCGCGGAGCTCGGCTTCACCGACGTGGTCGTGCACTGGCCGCGTTCGTCCGGCCCGTACGCCGGCCGTGAGGCCGTGCTCGAAGAAGTGGTGGCAGACGTGCTGCCGGGCCTGCGTGAAGCGCAATAGTGAATGTGGGTGCGATTGCCCTCGGTAGCGTCGGTACCCTCGCTTCCCGTGAGCGAGCACACGAGCAACACTGACGTCACCGACGCCGAATTCGCCGGGTACGACCTGATCGTCGTCGGCTCCGGCTTCTTCGGGCTGACGGTCGCCGAGCGCGCGGCCAGCCAGCTCGGCAAGCGCGTGCTCGTGCTGGAACGGCGTTCCCACCTGGGGGGCAACGCCTACTCCGAGGCCGAGCCGGAGACCGGCATCGAGGTGCACCGCTACGGCGCGCACCTGTTCCACACGTCGAACAAGCGGGTCTGGGACTACGTCAACCAGTTCACCGAGTTCACGAACTACCAGCACCGCGTGTTCGGCAAGTACAAGGGGCAGGTCTACCCGCTGCCGATGAACCTGGCGCTGATCAACCAGTTCTTCGGCAAGTCGCACACGCCGGACGAGGCCCGCGCGCTGATCGCCGAGCAGGCCAGCGAGATCAACACCGCGGACGCGCAGAACTTCGAAGAGAAGGCCATTTCGCTCATCGGCCGCCCGCTGTACGAGGCGTTCTTCCGCGGCTACACCGCGAAGCAGTGGCAGACCGATCCCAAGGAGCTGCCCGCGGGCAACATCACCCGCCTGCCGGTGCGCTACACCTTCGACAACCGGTACTTCAACGACACCTACGAGGGCCTGCCGGTCGACGGCTACACGGCCTGGCTGGAGCGGATGGCCGACCACGAGCTCATCGAGGTCCGCCTGAACACCGACTACTTCGACGTCCGCGACCGCATCCCGGCAGGCACGCCGACCGTTTACACCGGCCCGCTGGACCTCTACTTCGGCTACTCCGAGGGCCGCTTGGGCTGGCGCACGCTCGACTTCGAGCAGGAAGTCGTCCCGACCGGCGACTACCAGGGCACCTCCGTCATGAACTACAACGACGAGGACGTCCCGTTCACCCGGATCCACGAGTTCCGCCACTTCCACCCGGAGCGGGACTACCCGAAGGACAAGACGGTCATCGTCCGCGAGTACTCGCGCTTCGCGAACGACGACGACGAGCCGTACTACCCGATCAACACCCCGGACGACCGGGCGAAGCTTGAGCGGTACCGAGAGCTGGCGAAGGCCGAGGCGCGCGAGCGCAACGTGCTCTTCGGCGGCCGCCTCGGCACCTACAAGTACCTGGACATGCACATGGCCATCGGTTCGGCGCTGTCGGTCTTCGACAACAAGATCGCCCCGCACCTGACCGAGGGCGCCCCCCTGGACGGGAGCATCGATGCTTGAGAAGAAGCCGGAGCGCGCCGCTGAGATCGAGGTGCTCTCCAAGGTCCAGGGCGCACTGAAGCGCCCGGCCACCGTGAAGGCCGCCCGCGGCCTGTCCCACTTCGGTGAGCACGCGATCGGGTGGTTCGCCGCCGGTCTCGTCGGCGCCGCGGTCGACCGCAAGCGCCGCAAGGACTGGCTGGTCGCGGCCGCGGGCGTGGTCGGCGCGCACGGCGCGTCGATCGCCGTGAAACGGGTGGTCCGGCGGCCCCGCCCGCAGGACCCGAGCGTCGAGGTCCTGGTCGGCACGCCGAGCCGGCTGAGCTTCCCGTCCTCGCACGCCACGTCCACTACGGCGGCGGCGGTGCTGTACTCGGGATTGACCGGGCGTAACCTGGTTCCCGCGCTCGTCCCGCCGATGTTGGCGTCCCGGCTCGTGTTGGGGGTGCACTACCCGACCGATGTGCTCGCCGGCGCCGCGCTCGGCGGTGTGGTCGGAGGTCTGCTGCGCAGGAAAATCCGCAAAAAGGGGTAGGGAACCACCCGTGACCAAATCAGTGAACAACGCCGCGGAAGCCGAGATCGTGGACGAAACCAGCGAAACGGCCGAGGCGAAGACCGCGCAGTCGGCGGAGCCTGCCGAGACGGCGACCGAACCGGCTCCGGCGGCCAAGCGCGGCCCGGTGGGCATGGTCCTCGGCGTCGCCAAGACCGCACGGCCGAAGCAGTGGGCGAAGAACGTCCTGGTCTTCGTCGCGCCGTTCACCGCGGCCCAGATCACCAACGGTTCGGTGCTGCTCGACGCGGTCATCGCGTTCGTGGCGTTCAGCCTGGTCGCGTCGTCGGTGTACCTGATCAACGACGCGGTCGACGTGGAGGCCGACAAGGCGCACCCGACCAAGCGGAACCGGCCGATCGCGGCCGGGATCGTGCCGGTGCCGGTCGCGTACGCGGCCGCGGTGCTGTTCTTCGGCGTCGGCCTGGGGCTGTCGTTCCTTGCGAGCCCGGAACTGGCCATCGTGCTGGGCGTCTACGAGGCGGTCCAGCTGGGCTACTGCTTCGGCCTCAAGCACCAGCCGGTGATCGACCTGGCGATCGTCGGGTCCGGCTTCCTGATGCGCTCGATCGCGGGTGGTGTCGCCGCCGGCATCGCGCTGTCGCAGTGGTTCCTGCTGGTCACGGCGTTCGGTTCGCTGTTCATGGTGGCGGGCAAGCGCTACGCCGAGATCATGCTCTTCGAGCGCACCGGGGCGAAGATCCGCTCGTCGCTGAAGAAGTACTCGGCCAGCTACCTGCGCTTCGTGTGGGCGACCGCGGCGGCGATCCTGATCATGTCGTACTCGCTGTGGGCGTTCGAGCTGCGTGAGGGCGCCGACCAGTCGGTGTGGCCGGTCATCTCGATGGTGCCCTTCGTGATCGCCGTGCTGCGCTACGCGGTCGACGTGGACGGCGGCACCGCGGGCGCGCCCGACGAGATCGTGCTCAAGGACCGGATCCTGCAGGTCCTCGGCGTGCTGTGGGTCGCCACCCTCGGGATCACCTTCTACCTGTGACGACCACCTTGGCCCGGCCCGGCGGCGGCACGTCGACCGAACCCGCTCCGCGCCCCGCGCTGACCCGCCTCGGACCCGGCCGCACGCTGGCCGAGCTCGTGCTGGGCACGGTCGCGGCGGTCGTGTTCAGCCTGGTCCTGCAGTTCGGCTCGAACAAGCTGGGCGTGGACCCGGGCACGTACGTGCCGGACGCGCTGGTCAACCTGGCCGTCGCGGTGATCGTCGTCGTGTTGTTCGGGTCGCTGGCCTACAGCGGCGCGGCGCGCTGGCCGTTGTGGGTGCGCCTCGGCGGCAGCTGGGCGGCGCTGACCGCGCTGTCCACCCTGCTGCTGGCGATCCCGCTGCAGGGCACCCGGTTCTTCCTCGGCGGCTCCAGCGTGGACAACACGTTCCGCCTGCAGTACCTGGAACGCCTGACCGAGACGGCCGGGCTGGGCGACGTGAACTACCACGGGCTGGCCGCCTACTACCCGGGTGGCTGGTTCTGGCTGGGCGGCCGGTTCGCGAACCTGCTCGGCCTGGAGGGCTGGGCCGCCTACAAGCCGTACTCGATCACCTGGGCCGCGGTGTCCGGGGTGGTCGCGTTCGTGTTGTGGAGCCTGGTCGTGCGGCGCCGGATGGCGCTGCTGGCCTCGGTCGCCACGGTGCTGGCTGGGTTCGTCGCTCTCGCGC carries:
- a CDS encoding decaprenyl-phosphate phosphoribosyltransferase, with the translated sequence MDETSETAEAKTAQSAEPAETATEPAPAAKRGPVGMVLGVAKTARPKQWAKNVLVFVAPFTAAQITNGSVLLDAVIAFVAFSLVASSVYLINDAVDVEADKAHPTKRNRPIAAGIVPVPVAYAAAVLFFGVGLGLSFLASPELAIVLGVYEAVQLGYCFGLKHQPVIDLAIVGSGFLMRSIAGGVAAGIALSQWFLLVTAFGSLFMVAGKRYAEIMLFERTGAKIRSSLKKYSASYLRFVWATAAAILIMSYSLWAFELREGADQSVWPVISMVPFVIAVLRYAVDVDGGTAGAPDEIVLKDRILQVLGVLWVATLGITFYL
- a CDS encoding LLM class flavin-dependent oxidoreductase, with product MRVGIVILPEDRWWAAEPKWRAAEEYGFDHAWTYDHLGWRTLVDGPWFAAVPTLTAAAMVTSTIRLGTFVASPNFRHPVPFTRELITLDDVADGRLILGVGAGGLGYDAGVLGGEELTPRRRSDRFAEFVEALDGLLITDGFDYEGTYYTARGARNLPGCVQRPRIPFLIAANGPRAMKVAATYGGGWVTTGPQAETLDEWWQGVAELSRRFDQVLAENGRPGEEVHRYLSLDSSPVFSLVSAQAFTDAAGRAAELGFTDVVVHWPRSSGPYAGREAVLEEVVADVLPGLREAQ
- the glf gene encoding UDP-galactopyranose mutase, with the translated sequence MWVRLPSVASVPSLPVSEHTSNTDVTDAEFAGYDLIVVGSGFFGLTVAERAASQLGKRVLVLERRSHLGGNAYSEAEPETGIEVHRYGAHLFHTSNKRVWDYVNQFTEFTNYQHRVFGKYKGQVYPLPMNLALINQFFGKSHTPDEARALIAEQASEINTADAQNFEEKAISLIGRPLYEAFFRGYTAKQWQTDPKELPAGNITRLPVRYTFDNRYFNDTYEGLPVDGYTAWLERMADHELIEVRLNTDYFDVRDRIPAGTPTVYTGPLDLYFGYSEGRLGWRTLDFEQEVVPTGDYQGTSVMNYNDEDVPFTRIHEFRHFHPERDYPKDKTVIVREYSRFANDDDEPYYPINTPDDRAKLERYRELAKAEARERNVLFGGRLGTYKYLDMHMAIGSALSVFDNKIAPHLTEGAPLDGSIDA
- a CDS encoding phosphatase PAP2 family protein, with protein sequence MLEKKPERAAEIEVLSKVQGALKRPATVKAARGLSHFGEHAIGWFAAGLVGAAVDRKRRKDWLVAAAGVVGAHGASIAVKRVVRRPRPQDPSVEVLVGTPSRLSFPSSHATSTTAAAVLYSGLTGRNLVPALVPPMLASRLVLGVHYPTDVLAGAALGGVVGGLLRRKIRKKG